In Campylobacter sp. 2014D-0216, the following proteins share a genomic window:
- a CDS encoding molybdopterin guanine dinucleotide-containing S/N-oxide reductase — protein sequence MGLDRRKFLKIGAGLSVLPLVPSLAMGKSVKASSINSGLVKNGTVITAAHWGILKLTIKDGVVVKSEPWEKVTQMDNPLQHYTPDMIYQSRVKYPYVRKSYLANPDSPKPELRGKEEFVRVSYDEAIKLIARELKKTREKKGTQAIFGGSYGWKSSGNMQNCRILLHRFLNVTGGFVGTTGDYSTGASQVIMPYVVGSIEVYEQQTSWENILEHSKCVVIWGANPLATLRIAWTSSDQRGLQYFEKLKNSKIKVICIDPIKTETAKFLNAQWIAPKPNTDVAMMLGMASHLIEKNKVNYEFLETYTSGFDKFKAYLDGKKDGVKKDVKWASKICGIDEKTIKSLAESFYDNPTMIMSGWGMQRAHHGEQPHWMLVTLASMIGQIGTKGGGFGLSYHYSNGGVPSCKGGVIGGITAGAVGIWENGKFKGLPKAGATQSGAEWLQNAASYSFPVARIADALLNPGKTIDNNGAKITYPDIDFIYWAGGNPLVHHQDTNTNVKAWQKPRTVVVNEIYWTPTAKMADIIMPATSSYERDDITMTGDYSNMNIAPMKQAVLPIGESKDDYEIFSDICKVYGDDVFNAYTENGKKAKDFIKEYYNSALKQTQAYGDVFETPMPSFEEFWAKNEPITFSPTIESMEWVRFSEFIEDPILNALGTESGLIEIYSNTIEKYNYKDCKAHPTWMEPIEWLGNATKEAPFHLLTNHPTNRLHSQMCHTSLRDKYAVKGREPILINPADAKKLGIKNGDVVRVFNKRGQTLAGAVVTKDIMPNVVRLCEGGWYDPDENGMCKYGNVNVLTIDMPTSELANGNISHTALVNIEKYNSSLPEVTAFSAPKGAQ from the coding sequence ATGGGACTAGATAGAAGAAAATTTTTAAAAATCGGAGCGGGTTTAAGTGTGCTACCTTTGGTGCCTAGTTTGGCTATGGGTAAGAGTGTGAAAGCTTCTAGTATAAATTCAGGATTAGTAAAAAACGGCACAGTGATCACCGCAGCACATTGGGGAATTTTAAAACTTACTATCAAAGATGGGGTGGTTGTTAAAAGTGAGCCTTGGGAAAAGGTTACGCAAATGGACAATCCTTTGCAGCATTACACCCCTGATATGATCTATCAATCTCGTGTAAAATACCCTTATGTGAGAAAAAGCTACCTTGCAAACCCTGACAGCCCAAAACCAGAGCTTAGAGGTAAAGAAGAATTTGTTCGTGTGAGCTATGATGAGGCGATCAAGCTGATCGCTAGAGAACTTAAAAAAACAAGAGAGAAAAAAGGCACTCAAGCGATTTTTGGCGGTAGCTATGGTTGGAAATCAAGCGGAAATATGCAAAATTGTAGAATTTTACTGCATAGGTTTTTAAATGTAACCGGTGGATTTGTCGGAACTACGGGCGATTACTCAACCGGTGCTTCTCAAGTGATCATGCCTTATGTTGTAGGGTCTATTGAAGTATATGAGCAGCAAACATCTTGGGAAAACATCTTAGAGCATTCTAAATGCGTTGTCATTTGGGGTGCTAACCCTCTTGCAACCTTAAGGATAGCGTGGACTTCAAGCGATCAAAGAGGTTTGCAGTATTTTGAAAAATTAAAAAATAGCAAAATCAAGGTTATTTGTATAGATCCTATCAAAACAGAAACTGCTAAATTTTTAAACGCACAATGGATCGCACCTAAGCCAAATACCGATGTTGCTATGATGCTTGGTATGGCTAGTCACTTGATCGAGAAAAATAAAGTAAATTATGAATTCTTAGAAACCTATACTAGTGGTTTTGATAAATTTAAAGCATATTTAGATGGCAAAAAAGATGGTGTAAAAAAAGATGTAAAATGGGCAAGTAAAATTTGTGGAATCGATGAAAAAACAATCAAATCTCTTGCTGAAAGCTTCTATGATAATCCTACTATGATCATGAGTGGTTGGGGTATGCAAAGGGCACACCATGGCGAACAACCTCACTGGATGTTGGTCACTCTTGCTTCGATGATCGGGCAAATTGGCACCAAAGGAGGTGGCTTTGGCTTAAGCTATCATTACAGTAATGGTGGCGTTCCTTCGTGTAAAGGTGGAGTGATCGGAGGGATCACTGCTGGTGCTGTGGGAATTTGGGAAAATGGAAAATTTAAAGGTCTTCCAAAAGCAGGTGCTACTCAAAGTGGTGCTGAATGGCTACAAAATGCCGCTAGCTACTCTTTTCCTGTAGCTAGGATAGCAGATGCCTTGCTTAACCCTGGTAAAACCATAGACAACAATGGAGCAAAGATCACTTACCCTGATATAGACTTTATATACTGGGCGGGTGGAAATCCTCTTGTGCACCACCAAGATACCAATACAAACGTAAAAGCATGGCAAAAACCAAGAACGGTAGTGGTAAATGAAATTTACTGGACTCCAACAGCCAAAATGGCAGATATCATCATGCCTGCTACGAGTTCTTACGAAAGAGATGATATCACTATGACAGGAGATTATTCTAATATGAATATCGCTCCGATGAAACAAGCGGTTTTACCTATAGGCGAGAGTAAAGATGACTATGAAATTTTTTCAGATATTTGCAAAGTATATGGAGATGATGTATTTAATGCTTATACCGAAAATGGCAAAAAAGCTAAAGATTTCATCAAAGAATACTACAATAGCGCTTTAAAACAAACTCAAGCTTATGGAGATGTTTTTGAAACACCTATGCCTAGTTTTGAAGAGTTTTGGGCAAAAAATGAGCCGATTACTTTTTCTCCAACCATAGAAAGCATGGAGTGGGTTAGATTTTCAGAGTTTATCGAGGATCCTATTTTAAATGCGCTAGGCACCGAATCAGGCTTGATAGAAATTTACTCTAATACTATCGAAAAATACAACTATAAAGACTGCAAAGCACACCCTACATGGATGGAGCCGATAGAATGGTTAGGAAATGCCACTAAAGAAGCACCTTTTCATCTTTTAACCAATCACCCAACCAACAGACTGCATTCGCAAATGTGCCATACATCATTACGCGATAAATACGCAGTGAAAGGAAGAGAGCCTATTTTGATCAATCCTGCTGATGCTAAAAAGCTAGGCATTAAAAATGGCGATGTTGTAAGAGTGTTTAACAAAAGAGGTCAAACCCTAGCGGGCGCTGTGGTAACAAAAGACATCATGCCAAATGTAGTAAGACTTTGTGAAGGTGGCTGGTACGATCCTGATGAAAATGGCATGTGTAAGTATGGTAATGTGAATGTTTTAACCATAGATATGCCAACTTCTGAACTTGCAAATGGCAATATCTCGCATACAGCTTTAGTAAACATAGAAAAGTATAATTCTTCTTTACCAGAAGTTACGGCGTTTTCTGCTCCAAAAGGCGCACAGTAA
- a CDS encoding Panacea domain-containing protein — translation MKAENVARHVINYCIGIENPISNLQLQKIMYFMDIYNLIRTRKRLITDENFSAWDYGPVIESIYKKYSFYASNPINVYEETSEEFDDNMRGELYGYIDKLSNMYASDLVKKSHEKNSPWDKTKKYGIISPDLLEEYANRYRK, via the coding sequence ATGAAAGCTGAAAATGTTGCAAGACATGTTATTAATTATTGTATAGGTATAGAAAATCCTATAAGCAACTTACAATTGCAAAAGATAATGTATTTTATGGATATTTACAATTTAATAAGAACTAGAAAAAGATTAATCACCGATGAGAATTTTAGTGCTTGGGATTATGGTCCAGTAATAGAGAGCATATATAAAAAATATTCTTTTTATGCGTCAAATCCAATTAATGTTTATGAGGAAACAAGTGAAGAGTTTGATGATAATATGAGAGGTGAGCTATATGGTTATATTGATAAATTATCTAATATGTATGCGTCTGATTTAGTTAAAAAAAGCCATGAAAAAAATAGTCCTTGGGATAAAACAAAAAAATATGGAATAATTTCACCTGATTTATTGGAAGAATATGCAAACAGATACAGAAAGTAA
- a CDS encoding monoheme c-type cytochrome: MKKIFITCLALASLVCAREEFFTSEVNSLYLSKNDTKAVGRLLPTNPFEVLKVEGDKALIKITGYVNPASASVLYYNDSQRIIVAAFSKNTKLDFKTYTKSKNGKWDKATIEVWTDKKDFAKSDKEMFIKAKELYMNNCGICHSVHKESEFTANGWPATFRSMVNRTGIDKKDHWLVIQYLQKNAKDFKEAK, from the coding sequence ATGAAAAAGATTTTCATCACATGTTTAGCACTAGCTTCTTTAGTATGTGCTAGGGAGGAATTTTTCACAAGTGAGGTTAATTCGCTTTACTTAAGCAAAAATGACACAAAAGCTGTTGGTAGACTACTACCTACAAATCCTTTTGAGGTGTTAAAAGTAGAAGGAGATAAAGCACTGATCAAAATCACAGGCTATGTTAATCCCGCTTCTGCTTCTGTGCTATACTATAATGATAGTCAAAGGATCATCGTAGCTGCATTTTCTAAAAATACAAAGCTTGATTTTAAAACTTACACAAAAAGCAAAAATGGCAAATGGGATAAAGCCACCATAGAAGTTTGGACTGATAAGAAAGATTTTGCCAAGAGTGATAAAGAAATGTTTATAAAAGCCAAAGAACTTTATATGAACAACTGTGGAATTTGCCATAGCGTGCATAAAGAAAGTGAATTTACCGCTAATGGTTGGCCTGCTACGTTTAGATCAATGGTAAATCGAACAGGTATTGATAAAAAAGATCATTGGTTAGTGATACAGTATTTGCAAAAAAATGCAAAAGACTTCAAGGAGGCAAAATAA
- a CDS encoding coiled-coil domain-containing protein, with amino-acid sequence MQTDTESNNESLFDIIDNKKDANLAETKNKSSKIENILEKLSSDKLENIQDLKKDIKNFYDTNKRHRYSDITSHLFRLHMKQDGKIDNIRKNIQLLIDKPDNIKQLKDNLLKLQDHILLEIVRLNNIREIKQEIEKTSKEVQESKIEIEKTSKEVQESKIEIEKTSKEVQESKKSYITILGIFASIILSFVAGLNFSNSVLSNIDKASIFRLVFVMSFIALFIGNILYALFSFLLKISSNVYIKINWFFVSFNFMILAIMFIDFMCYVFNITTLDDMVNTIDHISQLLYKKSS; translated from the coding sequence ATGCAAACAGATACAGAAAGTAACAATGAGTCGTTATTTGATATTATCGACAATAAAAAAGATGCTAATCTTGCTGAAACCAAAAATAAATCTTCTAAAATTGAAAATATTTTAGAGAAACTATCTAGCGATAAATTAGAAAATATTCAAGATTTAAAAAAAGATATAAAAAATTTTTATGATACTAATAAAAGACATAGGTATTCTGATATAACATCACATTTATTTCGTTTGCATATGAAACAAGATGGCAAAATAGATAATATAAGAAAAAATATCCAATTATTGATAGATAAACCAGATAATATAAAACAACTTAAAGATAATTTATTGAAATTACAAGATCATATATTATTGGAAATTGTAAGATTAAATAATATCAGAGAGATAAAACAAGAAATAGAAAAAACAAGCAAAGAAGTTCAAGAAAGTAAAATAGAAATAGAAAAAACAAGCAAAGAAGTTCAAGAAAGTAAAATAGAAATAGAAAAAACAAGCAAAGAAGTTCAAGAAAGTAAAAAAAGTTATATAACTATATTGGGTATTTTTGCTTCTATAATCTTATCGTTTGTTGCAGGTTTGAATTTTTCAAATTCTGTATTATCAAATATAGATAAAGCGAGTATTTTTAGATTGGTTTTTGTTATGTCTTTTATAGCTTTGTTTATAGGAAATATTCTTTATGCCTTGTTTTCTTTTCTCTTAAAAATTTCTTCAAATGTTTACATTAAAATCAATTGGTTTTTTGTTAGTTTTAATTTTATGATATTAGCAATCATGTTTATTGATTTTATGTGTTATGTTTTTAATATAACAACTCTTGATGATATGGTAAATACGATTGATCATATTAGCCAATTATTGTATAAAAAAAGTTCTTAA